AGGGTCATCGGCGGCTGGAAGGATGCCCGTGTCGTGCGATTTCGTCTGCCCTGATCGACGCCGCGGCGGCGGGCTATCCCCTCATGAGGGCCCGTCGTACGCGCCCAAGTACCGTGCCCAGGCCTCCATCAATTCGCGTCGACGCTCGATTGCGGTCCGGCACCGATATGAAGCCTCGACCTTGTTCGGAATGCCATGCGCTAACGCGTGCTCGATCAACTCGCGAGGGAAGTCGGTATCGTCCCCACACCAGTCGCGGAAGGTCGATCGAAAGCCGTGGGTCGTCAGATCGCCTCGGCCCATCCGGCGCAGCAACATTGCCATCGCCATGTTGGACCGGGCGACGCCCCCCACCGCGAAGACCCGCTGATCAGGCGCGGACTCAACCGACCGCAGTCTCCCAAGCAGCTCGACCGCAGCGGCTGATAGGGGAACGCTATGGGCCTTGCCGCCCTTCATTCGCTGCCCGGGAACGAGCCAGATCGCAGTGTCGAGGTTGATCTCGCCCCAAACCGCCCCGAGCGCTTCGCCAGAGCGTGCGGCGGTGAGGATCACGAATTCGAGGCAGCGCGCCGCGAGCGCCTCCCGCGCCCGCAGCTGCGCCCAGAACGATGGTGCCTCCTCCCAAGGTAGCGCTGCATGGTGGCCGCGTCGCACGTTTTTCTGCGATGGCAGCAGGACCGCCAGGTGACCTTTCCAGGCCGCTGGGTTGGCCGAGTCCTGGGATCGCAGACCCTGCGCTTTGGCTGCGTCCAGAACCTTCTCGATACGGCCGCGCAGGCGCTTGGCCGTTTCCGCCTTAGTCAACCAGATCGGCGAAAGCACCGCCTGCACGTCTGGCGTGTCAATTTCATGGACCGGTTTTTTCGAAAGCGCGGCAGCGTGGTCGCGTAGGCTCTGCCGCCATTGCTGCCGATGGACCGCGTTCTTCCAGCCATCTTCGACGCTGACGATGTAGGCCTCGGCGAAGGCGCCGAACGTCACAGGCGCGGGGCTTGCGAGGCCAGCCGACGAGAGGCTTGCACCGCCGTCCTTGTCGGCCGCCAGCCTGAGCGACTGGCCGTCGGCAAGGCGCTGCCTGATCGACGCCGCACGCTGGCGCGCTGCGGCCAGGGAAACGACCGAAAACAGGCCAAGCGCCAACTCCTCCTGTTTGCCGTTGTTAGTCGTTCGAAACACCCAGGTGCGCGTTCCGGCGGCGGTGATGCGCAGGTAGAGGCCGCCGCCATCGGCAAGCCGTCCGGGCTTTTTCGTCGTTTCCACTTGCCGAGCAGTAAGGCGATGAA
Above is a genomic segment from Sphingomonas sp. HMP6 containing:
- a CDS encoding tyrosine-type recombinase/integrase, with amino-acid sequence MASSLHRLTARQVETTKKPGRLADGGGLYLRITAAGTRTWVFRTTNNGKQEELALGLFSVVSLAAARQRAASIRQRLADGQSLRLAADKDGGASLSSAGLASPAPVTFGAFAEAYIVSVEDGWKNAVHRQQWRQSLRDHAAALSKKPVHEIDTPDVQAVLSPIWLTKAETAKRLRGRIEKVLDAAKAQGLRSQDSANPAAWKGHLAVLLPSQKNVRRGHHAALPWEEAPSFWAQLRAREALAARCLEFVILTAARSGEALGAVWGEINLDTAIWLVPGQRMKGGKAHSVPLSAAAVELLGRLRSVESAPDQRVFAVGGVARSNMAMAMLLRRMGRGDLTTHGFRSTFRDWCGDDTDFPRELIEHALAHGIPNKVEASYRCRTAIERRRELMEAWARYLGAYDGPS